GAAGTGAACCTCGGTGTCCGAAGTGagtggcggggcttctcccctgggatcactccgacgatcaagttagtatgagaacgagaatAATGAGAATATGAGTTAATGAACAGTGTAGgcttacttgttgggagtgtgtctggggtatttatagagggAGAGTAGAGGACAGAGCGGGGGGGCTTATGCTGGTGGGACCCACCCTCTGGTCATTACGGCTCTGTCCCGTGTCAGGAGgtctgactctgacactgtagctGCCTGAGCATGACGGCGGGGAGTATTGTGCAGGTGCCATTAAGTGCctccagtgcttttcagataaagcactggTCCTGGGTGATGTCAGGCGGTttgacatcatcagcgtgcagcTGAGGTGGAGGTGCCGAGGTCACCTACACGGTTGACTACGGATCCGGCCGAGGTTCGGGACGATGCTCAAGACGGATGGACTTCGAAGAGGGACGAGGTGACTTCACCTCGGACACGCggggtggccgaggtgagcaCCCTCAATAAGCCCCCCAAGCCTCGGGGGCTTCGGGCCAGGGAGGTACCGAGGCTTCTTTGTGCCGAAGTCGTGAAGAGTCGGGGTCCCAAAACTACTCCGGAAGATGCGGGAACGTGACACGTGGGCGAATCAGTTGATAGGACGTGGTCACTGATAACCGTCGCGTCGTGAAGTAGTGGGACGTTTCGTGCAGAAGGTGTCAGTCGAAAGGACGGGGCATTAATGAGGAGAGAGGGAGGCATGGCGTTTTGAATTCGATCGTGGTCGTCTTTTTGTATTCTTGCCGCCTCTTCAGATTCTGGCCATCCCCTATAAATAGGTGGTCCTTTTCACCGCATGGCCCATCATTTCCTTCTTCTGCCTGGGACTTGCCAAGTTTACGTCCGTTGCCGAGATCAATCCTGCCAGCCGAGATCACAACCGAAGTCATCCACTTCGTCCAGTTCCGTAGACAATAGTAAGTACcccttttctttcttatctCGTCTTTTACTCATGGCCAAAACGGCTAAAACCCACAAGAAAACTGTGACACCGAGATACCAGACCGAGGTGAGGCCGGGTCCGGAAGAAGAAGCGACGACATCCAGTTCGGAGGGGTCGACACCGAGTTCTGAAGAAGGATCAACCGAAGTGAGAGTCGGCGAGGCAGGCTCGGGATTGGAATCGTCCGAGATGAGTGAGGGTGGTTCCGAGGTCGAGTACAATACCGAGCTCGGGACCGAGATACCCCATGACGAGGGCGTACCGGAGCCAGTTGCTCCAGTGGACGCAGCCAACATCGACTTCGGCCAGATGCCGAAGTTTAGGAGTCGCGTGGGAAGGGATAGGGCCGAGAAGGTGGTAGACAAGTACCCCTTCCGGCCGTGGTATGAAGTTTTGCCGCCCGAGGTGGATGACACAGCCGCGGAGCCCCCCTTTGGCATGGTGGCCGTCTACGTTCAACAGCTGGAGGCCGGGCTGAGGATGCCGACGTCGAGGTTCCTCCGGGACTTACTTCGTCACTTCCAGGTGAGAATCACCCAGCTCACCCCGAATGCGATCCGCATCATTGTGGGGTTTGAGATGCTGTGCCGACATCAGGGGGTGACTCCCTCCGTCGATCTCTTCCGCCGATGCTACACCCTCAAGGCGCACGCGACTGATAAGGGATGGTTTTATGTTGGCAACCGGAACAATGCCATCCCGAAGTTGGTGATCGGTGCTCCCAGCTCGATCAAGAACTGAAAGCGCGACTACTTCTTCGTGTCCGGAGTGGACTTCCCGAGGGGTTTTTGGTGGAGGCCAATTAAGGCGAAAGCCGACCCCTCAGCGGGGGATGCCGAAGAGGAGTCCTTCCAGAAGCTGATGAAGTCGGGACTTCGGCTGTTCAGCCATGACTACCCCGAAACCGTGCTCGTGGATGGGGGGATAAGTCGAGCCGTGATCAATACTACCAAAACTCCCTTCTTTTCCACTGAACTTGAGAAGCCTTGTAATTTTCTTTCATGACTTTTCTTTTCACTTCGGCTAAGGCATAtgataatatttatttcttgtGCAGTGACTAAACTGTCCGACCTCGTCGTCTCTGGCTCGTCCGAAGTGGCCAAGAGGCAGAAGAGGAAGAGCACTGACGAGACCTCAGCACCTCcgccaaagaagaagaagtcaCAAGGACCAGCCGCTAAGACTTCGGCGCCTAAAGGCACTCCCACCAAGGTTGGCCAGAGCAGCTCGGCCACTGCGGCTACTGGGTCCACCTCGTCTGTACCAGAGGGAGTTCCCCTTGGAGTTGTTACAAAAGTCACACCTCCTTCTGGCCGAGGCAAGCAGCTGAAGCCTCCAGTTAATCCGGTATCGGGGACCTCGCTATGGAATCGTTTCCATAGCCCCCCAGTGTTTCCCGGAGACGAGAAGACGCACTCCGGCAATCATTGGTGTCCGAACTGGAAGATTTCGGTCAACGACAAGTGCCAACATCCTCGGGTCGCTCATGAGCTAGTAATGCACTCCACTCTGCCAAGGGATTTGGAGTTCATGAAGAAACTGAGCCCGGTCGAGCTGGTTCAAAGTCTGATGGTGACCACGGCTTCCAACTCAGCTTTTGCGACCGAGATGGCACACCGATACTGTGCTCTGGTCGAGGAGCAGGACACCGGCAAGCTGCAAAATCAGATCTCCAAGTTGGAGAAAAAACTGGTGGTGTCCGAGTCTGAGAAGGCCGAGCTGGAAAGACGGCTTAAGGAGGCCGAGGTGAAGGATGAGGAGGCCGTGGCTACCATCAACAGCCTCAGATCGGCCCTCGAGGAAGAGCAGAAGAGGGGGGACGAGGTGAAGAAGTCCCACGAGCAAGCCCTTGACAGTGCTAGAACCTCGGCAGTGGAAACGTTTCGGAGGTCTGAGGCCTTCACCAGGGATCTCGGCCAACTACTCACGCCGAACTTCATGTTTGGCTTCACATCGGCCATAGATGAAGCTGCAGCTCACCTCTCCTCCGAAGCCTTGGAGTCCCTGAAAAACCATGCCAGCTACAATGAGGACTCCAAGGAGTTGTGCGACCGGATGGCCGAGGGCCTCCAAGCTGGAAGGAACCTGACCGAGGTCCAGGCCGAGTTCAACAAATGGCTGTCCGAGCTCGACGAGGTGCTCGAGGaggttgaagaggaagaagctGGAGAGGATGCCGGAGGAGACGAAGCCGGAGAGGACGAAGTCGGAGGGGACATCGGCAAAGAGCATGAAGATGAACTTCACCCCGACGAAAAGGAGGCCGAAGAGAAGGCTGCCCAGGAGGGAGCCAAGACCGGGGATGGAGCCGAGGCAGGGGTCTAGGCTCGTAGGTTTTAAGGGGGGTGGCCGAGGTGAAGAATGCTTAGTAGCATTCGGATCTCGGCCTTGTATTTTTTGTAACGCTCTTCTTTTCTGTTGAATGAAAGTCTATTTCTTCACATCTCGGCCCTTTTAATTTCTCGCTTCGTCCCTTGCTTGTCccccttatttttttaataacgaATGCTGGGCATCatattgttgaaaaataactaaataacTGAAATGAAGTCATAACTTCAAGCATGATACAACCTAAGGTTCTCTGCGTGCCAAGACCTCGGCACTAATGAGCCGTCTCGATAACTAAGTTTACAATACCCCTTGAGGTCAGATTCCACGACTCGGTAAGGGTCTTCCCATTTCGGGCATAGTTTCCCTTGTGGTTCAGCTCGGCTGACTGAGTTTTTTCTCAGAACCAAATCTCCAGGCTGGAATCTAGGTGTTTGACCCGGGCATTGTAATAGCGTGCCAGTGCGTTTTTGTAGGAGGCTATCCGGGCTGAGGCGAGATCCCTTCGTTGTTCGACAAGGTCGAGGTCCAGCTGCCTCTCTTCATCGTTCACCTCGGCGGCATAGGCTGCCAGCCGAGGACTGGGGGTAAGGATCTCAGCCGGGATGACAGCTTCGGCGCCGTAGGTCAGTGAGAACGGGGTCTCTTGTGTTGCTGACCTCGGCGTCGTCCTATACGACCACAGGACACTGGGGAGTTCCTCCACCCAAGATGACCCAGCTCGGTGTAGTCGGGTTTTGAGGCCATGCAGGAGAGTCCGGTTGAAGTTTTCTGCTTGACCATTGGCCTGGGGGTGGCCTACCGAAGTGAAATGTTGTTTGATGCCGAGGTTCTCGCACCAAGTCTTGAACGGGTTCTCGGCAAACTGTCTCCCATTGTCCGAGATGATGATCTGAGGTATGCCGAAGCGGCAGATAACGCatttccaaaagaatttttgGATGGCTAGCCCTGAGATGGTCCGAAATGGCTCGGCCTCGACCCACTTAGTGAACTAGTCCACCGCGGTCACCAGGAAGGTATAACCCCCGACGGCTTTAGGGAAAGGACCTATGATGTCTGTTCCCCATTGCTCAAACGGCCAGGGTGAAGTGATGGGAACCATGAAGTTTGAAGGCTGGTGGTGCTCGGGTGCCTGGACTTGGCAGGAAGGGCAGCCGAGAATGAGGTCCTGGGAGTCTTGCCGAAGTGACGGCCAGAAATATCCAAGGAGCATAGTCTTCTTGGCTAACATCCTGTGGCCGACGTGAGCTCCGCACAGGCCTTCGTGGATCTCGTGGAGGACGTGACGTCCGGCCTCGGGAGTGACACACCTCAGCCATGGGCCGAGGTAAGAGCGTTTGTACAGTTCTCCATCGCGGAGAGCGTACCGAGCCGCCTTGCGTTGTATTCTTCTCGCCTCGACTCGGTCTTCAGGGAGTGTTCCCTGACCCAAGAAAAGGATGAGCGGGGTCATCCAGGTATTTTCGGAGTGCACGGGGCAGGCCACCTCTTCCACATATCCGGGTTCACTCAGAACTTCAACTAAAACCGTTTTGTTGAGGTCAGAGAATGAAGTGGAGGCCAGCCGGGATAAGGCGTCGGCTCGCTTATTCTGGGACCGGGGGATTCTCTGGATTTCGAATGACTCGAAGTACGCGGTGAGCTGGTGAACCTTGGAGAGGTATCGTTGCATGGTCTCATCCTTGGCCTCATACTCACCGAGAACTTGGCGCACAACAAGTTGGGAGTCACTGCGGACGTGGATTTGCTGGGCGCCGAGCCTTCGGGCCAGTTGGAGTCCAGCAATTAAAGCCTCATATTCGGCTTCATTATTGGTGGCCGAGAAGCCAAAGCGGAGGGCGTAGGAGCACACCTCTCCCTGAGGTCCTTCCAGAAGAAGTCCGGCACCGCTGCCATCTCCATTAGAGGATCCATCCACATACAATGTCCATGGGGATGAAGTGGACACTTCGGCTCCGGCGGAGGCGGACTCTGGACCTTCCGTGAAGGTCAGCTCGGCGAGGAAGTCGGCTAAGGCTTGTGCCTTTATAGCTGTGCGAGGCTCGTATGTTAAGTCATATTCTCCCAACTCGACAGCCCACTTGGTGAGGCGACCAGATGCTTCGGGTCGCACCAATATCTGCCGGATGGGCTGGTCGGTCCTGACAGAGATGGGATGAGCTAAGAAGTAGGGCTTCAACCGCCGAGCTGCGTGGACTAGCCCCAGCACGAGTTTCTCCACCTGAGTGTATCGAATCTCCGGCCCGCGGAGGGCTCGGCTGACGTAGTAAACTGGCACTTGGGTGCCCTCATCTCGGATGAGCACAGCGCTGACGGCCTCGTCGGCCGCAGAGAGGTAGAGATAGAGTTTCTCCTCGGGCCGAGGTGAAGCGAGAGTGGGCAGGTGGTGCAAGTACTGCTTCAGCTGGTCGAAGGCAGACTGACACTCCTCAGTCCAGGCGAACTGATCAGACTTCTTCAGCACTTTAAAGAAGGGTAGGGCCTTATCAGCAAATTGAGACAAGAAGCGGTTCAGCGCGGCCAGGCGTCCATTCAGTCTTTGGACTTCTCGGATGTTCCGAGGTGGGGACATGTCCTGAATGACCTTGATTTTGTCGGGGTTGGCCTCGATTCCCCGGTGGGAAACCAGATACCCCAAGAATTTTCCCGAGGTGACGCCGAAGACGCACTTGTTGGGATTCAGCTTCATCCTCGAGTCTCGCAGGACCCCGAAAACTTCCCTCAAGTCTGACAGGAAGGATGAAGTGGCGAGACTTTTGACGAGGATGTCATCCACATAGGCCTCCACATTGCGGCCGATCTGATTCTTGAAGAGTCGGTTGATCAGCCTTTGGTAGGTCGCCCCGGCGTTCTTTAGCCCGAAGGGCATGGTAGTGTAACAATAAACACCTTGGTCGGTGTAGAATGCCGTTTTCTCTTGGTCCTCTTCACTCATTTCTATTTGATGATACCCTTTGAAGGCATCTAGGAAGCAGAGGACTTCATACCCCATCGCCGAGTCGACGAGGGCGTCTATCCTTGGCAGGGGATAGCAATCTTTGGGGCAGGCCTTGTTGAGGTCGGTGAAATCTACACACATTCTCCATCCGCCGGTGTCCTTTTTGACCATGACTGTGTTGGACAGCCAGGTCGGATATTGGAATTCGTGGATCATCTTGGCCGGCAAGAGCTTGTCGACCTCGTCCGATATGGCCTTGCTGCGTTCGGGGCCGAAGTGCCTTCGCTTCTGCCGCACAGGTCGGGCCTGTGGGTTAACGTTAAGTTGGTGAGTCATAAGCTCGGGTGGCACTCCGACCACTTCATCTGCGGACCACGCAAAGATGTCTCGGTGGTCCTTGATCAGGGAGATCACTTCTTCTTTCAGGGGTGAAGGGAGTCCGGCCCCTACTTGGACCACTTGGTCAGGCTTGGCTTCATCCAAGACCACTTGTTCCACTTCATCCCCGGGCTCAAGCCTGCTGGGCTCTCCTGCCTTATGAGGGTCGATGCAGTTTATGGAGAGGACAGCCGGCCTCTTTTCTTCTGACCTCGGCGGGGGCTGAGGTCCGACTGCGGCTTGGATGGTGGCGAGGTAGCATTCTCGGGTGGCGCCCACGTCGCTGCTCACCTCGGCCACACCTTCTGGCGTTGGAAACTTGAAACTCAGGTGGTAGGTAGAATATACGGCTCTCAAGGCATTGAGCGTGGGCCGGCCTATCAGCATATTGTAAGGAGAGTCCGCTTTGACCACCGCAAAGCTGACAGGCACAGTTCGGCAACGGGGATGACGCCCGATAGTCACCATTAAATTCACCATGCCTTCCGGGTGGACGACGTGTCCCCCGAAGCCGACAAGGGGAGTTCTGACCGGAGTGAGTTGCTCCCGGGTCAACTTCAAATTCTCGAAAGTTCGGTAGTACAGGACGTCTACCGAGCTTCCGGGGTCAACGTAGACCTTTTTGACTATATAATTGTTTGTGAGGACCTCAATCACGAGGGTCTCGTGATTGCTGGAGGCAGCGGGGACGGGGTCGCGGGGACCATAGGTTATCACCTCGGACAGcctcgagctcggctcggccACATCCATGCCGGCTTGGCGGTAGGTCTGCTTTCGGGAGCTCTGGCTGTCTCCTCCCGTGGGGCCACCTGAGATGGTGTTGATCACCCCGGCAATGTTTGGGCCGTAGCCTGGTGATCCGTCGCGTGGAGGCCTTTGGTCCCCCTTATGGTCCTCAGGACCTCGGCAGTTGAGTTTGGCGTCCCGCCTGTCTTCTCGACGAGGATCTCGGCTCTCCCGGTGGGAGGCACTTCGGCCGAAGCCTCCATCTTTGCGGACAAATTGTTTCAAGTGTCCCTGTCGAATCAGGTTTTCGATGTCTCGCTTCAGATCGTTGCAATCTTCGGTCTCGTGCCCAACATCTCGATGGTAGGCACAGTAGAGGCTGGAGTTCCTCCTATCTCTTCTTCCAGGGATCTCAGGAGGTGTTCGGCCGAGGTGGTTCTGCCTCATCACAGCCAAGACATGAGATCGGCTGGAATTGAGCGGTGTCAACTCAGCGTCCGAGGTGGATGATCTTCCTTTCACGATCCGGTCGAAAACACTCCGGCGGTCCCGGGGTGGGTTTGAAGTGCCACTTGGGCCGGGCTCACCTCGGCCGATGTCTTTCCTTCTCCGGGTATCTTGTCCCGTACGAGAGGCTTGGGCTTCTCGCTTCATGCGATTAACATCTTCACTTCGGATTCCCTGGTCCACTCTTTCCCAGAGTTCGTGAAGTGTACGGGGGTAATCCCGATGGATTTCGGTGTTGAAGAGTCCGGCCACCAACCCGTTGGTAAAGGCCGCGAGAGTTACCTGCTCATTCTGATCAGGTATTTGCACATTCTCCTCGTTGAACCTTTGAGCATACGAGCGAAGGGACTCGCCCTGACCCTGTTGAAGGTTCAAGAGATAAGCTGAAGTCTTCGTGATTGGTCGAGACGACACGAAGCGGTGGATGAACCGGTCTATCAGCTCATCCAGGGAGGAAATGCTCCCCGGTTCCAAACTCCAGAACCACTTCCGGGCAGTCCCATGTAGGAAAATGGGGAAAGCCCGACAAATCACGGCGTCGGGGACGCAGTAGAGTCGGAATGCGGAGATGAAGGCGCGGAGGTGATCCTCGGGGTCACCTCGGCCGTCGTAGGTgtgcaagtttggaagcttgaagtTCGGGGGCACCCTTTCCCCATTGATGTCATCCGTAAAGGGCGGAGCCCTCATGTAGTCCGAAGCTAGGCTCCCGGGGCGCCGAGGTGGGTCCTCGGACCGTTTCCCTAGAAGTCCTCGAGAAAACGCTCGGGAGATGGAGGCAATTTTAGAGGTCGCCTTGGAGGAGGCACGCCCGGAGGTACTCCGAGAGAGACGCCCCTCATCGGAGTCTTCACCTGAAGGTGCCTCAGGGGACCTCGTCGGCCTCCTCTTGGAAGACTCGGCCTTTTCTTTCCCCTGTCTTTTGAGGTACCTTCCTAGCTCCTCAAAAATGGTAGGGTTGTGTGATACGaactcggccatcttggtgaTGGCCTCCTCGTTGTTAGGCTGGGTCCTCGGGGACCCTTGCTCTTCAGAAATGCGATCTTGCTGGGCTCCCGAGATCTGCCCAGCCCCAGTTGAGGGAACTCGACCACTTCTGGAGCGCGTGGATCTCATTTTAGTAATAGTAGTCTcgtttcccacagacggcgccaattgaa
The Coffea arabica cultivar ET-39 chromosome 6c, Coffea Arabica ET-39 HiFi, whole genome shotgun sequence genome window above contains:
- the LOC140008628 gene encoding uncharacterized protein; protein product: MRSTRSRSGRVPSTGAGQISGAQQDRISEEQGSPRTQPNNEEAITKMAEFVSHNPTIFEELGRYLKRQGKEKAESSKRRPTRSPEAPSGEDSDEGRLSRSTSGRASSKATSKIASISRAFSRGLLGKRSEDPPRRPGSLASDYMRAPPFTDDINGERVPPNFKLPNLHTYDGRGDPEDHLRAFISAFRLYCVPDAVICRAFPIFLHGTARKWFWSLEPGSISSLDELIDRFIHRFVSSRPITKTSAYLLNLQQGQGESLRSYAQRFNEENVQIPDQNEQVTLAAFTNGLVAGLFNTEIHRDYPRTLHELWERVDQGIRSEDVNRMKREAQASRTGQDTRRRKDIGRGEPGPSGTSNPPRDRRSVFDRIVKGRSSTSDAELTPLNSSRSHVLAVMRQNHLGRTPPEIPGRRDRRNSSLYCAYHRDVGHETEDCNDLKRDIENLIRQGHLKQFVRKDGGFGRSASHRESRDPRREDRRDAKLNCRGPEDHKGDQRPPRDGSPGYGPNIAGVINTISGGPTGGDSQSSRKQTYRQAGMDVAEPSSRLSEVITYGPRDPVPAASSNHETLVIEVLTNNYIVKKVYVDPGSSVDVLYYRTFENLKLTREQLTPVRTPLVGFGGHVVHPEGMVNLMVTIGRHPRCRTVPVSFAVVKADSPYNMLIGRPTLNALRAVYSTYHLSFKFPTPEGVAEVSSDVGATRECYLATIQAAVGPQPPPRSEEKRPAVLSINCIDPHKAGEPSRLEPGDEVEQVVLDEAKPDQVVQVGAGLPSPLKEEVISLIKDHRDIFAWSADEVVGVPPELMTHQLNVNPQARPVRQKRRHFGPERSKAISDEVDKLLPAKMIHEFQYPTWLSNTVMVKKDTGGWRMCVDFTDLNKACPKDCYPLPRIDALVDSAMGYEVLCFLDAFKGYHQIEMSEEDQEKTAFYTDQGVYCYTTMPFGLKNAGATYQRLINRLFKNQIGRNVEAYVDDILVKSLATSSFLSDLREVFGVLRDSRMKLNPNKCVFGVTSGKFLGYLVSHRGIEANPDKIKVIQDMSPPRNIREVQRLNGRLAALNRFLSQFADKALPFFKVLKKSDQFAWTEECQSAFDQLKQYLHHLPTLASPRPEEKLYLYLSAADEAVSAVLIRDEGTQVPVYYVSRALRGPEIRYTQVEKLVLGLVHAARRLKPYFLAHPISVRTDQPIRQILVRPEASGRLTKWAVELGEYDLTYEPRTAIKAQALADFLAELTFTEGPESASAGAEVSTSSPWTLYVDGSSNGDGSGAGLLLEGPQGEVCSYALRFGFSATNNEAEYEALIAGLQLARRLGAQQIHVRSDSQLVVRQVLGEYEAKDETMQRYLSKVHQLTAYFESFEIQRIPRSQNKRADALSRLASTSFSDLNKTVLVEVLSEPGYVEEVACPVHSENTWMTPLILFLGQGTLPEDRVEARRIQRKAARYALRDGELYKRSYLGPWLRCVTPEAGRHVLHEIHEGLCGAHVGHRMLAKKTMLLGYFWPSLRQDSQDLILGCPSCQVQAPEHHQPSNFMVPITSPWPFEQWGTDIIGPFPKAVGGYTFLIIISDNGRQFAENPFKTWCENLGIKQHFTSVGHPQANGQAENFNRTLLHGLKTRLHRAGSSWVEELPSVLWSYRTTPRSATQETPFSLTYGAEAVIPAEILTPSPRLAAYAAEVNDEERQLDLDLVEQRRDLASARIASYKNALARYYNARVKHLDSSLEIWF